One genomic window of Ignavibacteriota bacterium includes the following:
- a CDS encoding alpha/beta hydrolase, which yields MTFRGSSFLLITICVCIGIPASAQVSTGGAHAIHSAVLNEERHYQVALPESYSWETDRRYPVLIVLDGESQFQHSAATANFLATRGDIPEMIVVGLTSTVRIRDFTQTDWPEAWIGGGGAQNFIRFLSTEFLPAIERQYRTDGFRVLSGHSASAQFVLYCLTSEPALFQAYIALSPSLDWDHNLPQRSLEQAFRKTDRLSAFLYVARSDDAGRALADYNRLLRTLKTTAPKGFRWFSRAFPDETHVSIPLRALIDALRRLYHGYRFHPDLMPKGVAFAEKHFQEVSKTVGWTLPVPESVINEFAYEALARKNTREAIALFTRNVAAHPNSANAWDGLADGHAEAGQWTEAVAAAQKAVALATQQEHPNLSYFIGQEKKMKERAAQESTK from the coding sequence ATGACATTCCGCGGCAGTAGCTTCCTCCTCATCACGATATGTGTGTGCATCGGGATTCCCGCCTCCGCGCAGGTGAGCACCGGCGGCGCACACGCCATCCATTCCGCGGTGCTGAACGAGGAACGCCACTATCAGGTGGCACTGCCCGAGAGTTACTCGTGGGAGACGGACCGCCGCTACCCCGTCCTGATTGTGCTCGACGGCGAGTCGCAGTTTCAACACAGCGCCGCCACCGCCAACTTTCTCGCAACTCGCGGAGACATTCCGGAAATGATTGTTGTGGGTCTGACGAGTACCGTGCGCATACGGGACTTTACTCAGACCGACTGGCCGGAAGCGTGGATCGGTGGCGGTGGAGCTCAGAATTTTATACGCTTCCTCTCAACGGAATTTCTTCCCGCCATCGAGAGGCAGTATCGAACGGATGGCTTCCGTGTACTGTCGGGACATTCTGCCAGTGCACAATTTGTCCTCTATTGCCTGACGTCTGAACCGGCACTGTTCCAGGCGTATATCGCGTTGAGTCCGAGTCTCGACTGGGACCACAACCTCCCGCAGAGATCACTCGAACAGGCCTTTCGAAAAACGGACCGGCTCTCGGCTTTCCTGTACGTCGCACGCTCGGATGACGCGGGCCGCGCTCTCGCGGACTACAACCGCCTGCTTCGCACGCTCAAGACCACTGCTCCGAAGGGCTTCCGCTGGTTCAGCCGGGCGTTTCCTGACGAAACACATGTCAGCATCCCGCTTCGTGCGCTCATCGACGCGTTACGCCGGCTCTATCACGGGTATCGATTCCATCCCGATCTTATGCCCAAGGGTGTGGCGTTCGCCGAGAAACACTTCCAGGAGGTGTCGAAAACCGTGGGGTGGACGCTGCCCGTTCCGGAATCTGTGATCAACGAATTCGCCTACGAAGCCCTTGCGCGAAAAAACACGCGCGAGGCGATCGCCCTGTTCACACGCAACGTCGCGGCGCATCCGAATTCCGCCAATGCCTGGGACGGCCTCGCCGACGGCCATGCCGAAGCGGGGCAGTGGACCGAGGCCGTGGCTGCAGCACAAAAAGCCGTTGCACTTGCAACACAGCAGGAGCATCCCAACCTTTCGTACTTCATCGGCCAGGAGAAAAAAATGAAGGAGCGCGCTGCACAGGAATCCACGAAATAA